A DNA window from Macadamia integrifolia cultivar HAES 741 chromosome 4, SCU_Mint_v3, whole genome shotgun sequence contains the following coding sequences:
- the LOC122076983 gene encoding uncharacterized protein LOC122076983 isoform X2 — translation MFNVKRKENFLFAYEATCFWLDRHSKSFFVTCDISAGTPAAEGLTAKCADIFARKSSSGLRGTGWVDDRCSLLSEGTARVTPNFSRPEVLGPASMIQEAHFSKEPSSASDMKTWSSLFPDITSYESGTNVSALLTSPSRNVSFSQQPGDSFDNDESAGSITSNIKQPFIQTSYNGEEAYGHTCVGRNDYVVDPFSVKTDAPSKQKSLVVDSIDRLKGKSELHANHFKLSDACNVVSEGSGTADSANRSSDTFDQFNPAVDSPCWKGALSSHQSPFGVTEVMSPYFPVKEFEGCNGSNLGGPHILAVNTDEAVAVSLQGDLIPNEKAIGEDCLSPSSKGLSSVGNFSSVEYGLKDSVKAAPYHSKVNIENETLCSDGKQEPTQPRKEHGSSIYSKRISELKPSHMKQIRHWNNITTSAELPTSEATMVNFGMDIKNSAQDGPSCVQFHAVEHASSLPFPAASVPVGLVKQVGGASDTEADGLVAKSNIRLLVNAMCNLSELLLSSCFSDVEALKEQDHEALQHVINNLDACLSKKVGLIRPLPQFPESSTCCLRNLPDPQKVSGTCRSQVNSVEAVNVHSQNDLEGKMHSYVSNKQGNKLEDFVSMEDEKGIEIDHDMTQAIKKIMKEKFDNEETHPQTILFKNLWLEAEAALCSIKYKARYARLKTEMEKCNRDQEKGKPIDTGVHLNPKVSHEPTVDDMLIQEIEENAVPDKSTQETPTGIAGQAEDVETCVTNQAEDIEASVASKAEDMESSVMARFNILKCRVNKSSSMNKGHLLDSTGIGAHPGKVETVSSPCHSGTKNIRMSTQPIKIVDVGFSDRRKPWPFIRDRSEGGCLEVAIKPDLQHEGTNCSKVKIGLDSVVPEQQVTMKEFGVCVSDELINTFMLNREGSQCAGGGFDSPSSDWEHVLKEELKWQN, via the exons ATGTTCAATGTtaagaggaaagagaatttCCTTTTTGCATATGAAGCCACCTGTTTCTGGTTGGACAGACATTCAAAAAGTTTCTTTGTTACGTGTGATATCTCTGCAGGGACTCCAGCTGCTGAAGGCTTGACTGCAAAATGTGCTGACATTTTTGCAAGGAAAAGTTCAAGTGGATTGAGAGGTACAGGATGGGTAGATGATAGATGTTCACTATTGTCAGAAGGTACTGCTAGAGTAACTCCCAACTTTTCAAGACCAGAAGTCTTGGGTCCTGCTTCAATGATCCAAGAAGCCCATTTCTCTAAAGAACCATCTTCAGCATCAGACATGAAAACCTGGAGTAGCCTTTTTCCTGATATTACTTCCTATGAGAG TGGAACAAATGTGTCAGCTCTATTGACGAGTCCATCAAGAAATGTGAGTTTCAGTCAGCAGCCTGGGGATTCATTTGACAATGATGAATCTGCTGGGAGTATTACCTCCAACATAAAGCAGCCTTTCATCCAGACAAGTTACAACGGTGAAGAAGCTTATGGTCATACATGTGTTGGTAGAAATGATTATGTTGTTGATCCTTTTTCAGTAAAAACAGATGCGCCATCTAAACAGAAATCTCTTGTTGTCGATTCAATAGATCGGTTGAAGGGAAAATCTGAACTTCACGCCAATCATTTCAAACTCTCTGATGCTTGCAACGTAGTATCTGAAGGTTCTGGAACAGCTGATTCTGCTAATAGATCTTCAGACACTTTTGATCAGTTTAACCCTGCTGTGGATTCCCCCTGTTGGAAAGGTGCTCTATCATCTCATCAATCTCCATTTGGAGTTACTGAAGTGATGTCTCCATATTTTCCTGTAAAGGAGTTTGAAGGATGTAATGGTTCAAATCTTGGAGGGCCTCATATTCTTGCTGTCAATACTGATGAAGCTGTAGCTGTTTCGTTGCAAGGGGACTTGATACCCAATGAAAAAGCAATTGGTGAAGATTGTTTATCACCCTCGTCTAAGGGATTGTCATCAGTTGGTAATTTTTCATCTGTGGAATATGGATTAAAAGATTCTGTCAAAGCAGCACCTTATCATTCAAAAGTGAACATTGAGAATGAGACACTATGTTCTGATGGCAAGCAAGAACCGACTCAACCAAGAAAAGAACATGGTTCGTCGATCTACTCAAAAAGAATCTCGGAACTCAAACCTTCTCACATGAAGCAAATTAGACATTGGAATAACATTACAACGTCGGCAGAACTTCCTACCTCAGAGGCAACAATGGTAAATTTTGGAATGGATATCAAGAATTCAGCACAGGATGGGCCATCTTGTGTGCAATTCCATGCCGTGGAACATGCCTCAAGTTTACCTTTCCCTGCAGCTAGTGTTCCTGTTGGGCTTGTTAAACAAGTTGGAGGAGCATCTGACACCGAAGCTGATGGTCTAGTTGCAAAAAGCAATATTAGGCTGCTGGTTAATGCTATGTGTAACTTATCAGAATTACTTCTTTCTAGTTGTTTTAGTGATGTAGAGGCATTGAAGGAACAAGATCATGAGGCTCTTCAGCATGTAATCAACAATCTTGATGCATGTCTCTCAAAGAAGGTTGGATTAATTAGACCATTGCCCCAATTTCCTGAGTCAAGCACTTGCTGCCTTCGAAATCTACCTGATCCTCAAAAG GTCTCTGGGACATGCAGATCCCAGGTCAATAGTGTAGAGGCAGTCAATGTACATAGTCAGAATGACCTCGAGGGGAAAATGCATTCTTATGTTTCCAACAagcaaggtaataaattggaGGATTTTGTTTCTATGGAGGATGAGAAAGGCATTGAGATAGATCATGACATGACCCAG GCTATTAAGAAAATTATGAAGGAGAAATTTGACAATGAAGAAACTCATCCACAAACAATATTATTTAAGAATTTATGGCTCGAGGCAGAAGCTGCATTGTGTTCTATCAAATATAAAGCCCGCTATGCCCGCTTGAAAACAGAGATGGAGAAATGCAACAGAGACCAAGAGAAAG GAAAGCCTATTGATACTGGGGTACATTTGAACCCTAAGGTTTCTCATGAACCAACGGTTGATGACATGTTAATACAGGAGATTGAGGAGAATGCAGTTCCAGATAAATCTACTCAGGAGACTCCAACAGGTATTGCTGGTCAGGCTGAGGATGTGGAGACTTGTGTTACCAATCAGGCTGAGGACATCGAGGCTTCTGTTGCCAGTAAGGCTGAGGACATGGAGTCTTCTGTTATGGCCAGGTTTAATATTCTGAAATGCCGAGTTAACAAGAGTAGTTCCATGAATAAAGGGCATCTGCTGGATTCAACTGGCATTGGAGCCCATCCAGGAAAAGTGGAGACAGTGTCTAGCCCATGTCACAGTGGAACAAAAAACATTAGGATGAGCACCCAACCTATAAAGATAGTTGACGTGGGTTTTTCAGATAGGAGAAAGCCTTGGCCATTTATAAGAGACAGATCAGAAGGTGGATGTCTGGAAGTGGCAATTAAACCTGACTTGCAGCATGAAGGAACAAATTGCAGTAAAGTGaaaattggattggattcaGTTGTTCCTGAGCAGCAAGTCACAATGAAAGAGTTTGGGGTTTGTGTTTCTGATGAGCTGATCAATACTTTTATGCTAAACAGGGAAGGGAGTCAGTGCGCAGGTGGTGGATTTGATAGCCCATCGTCTGATTGGGAGCACGTACTGAAAGAGGAGCTGAAGTGGCAGAACTGA
- the LOC122076983 gene encoding uncharacterized protein LOC122076983 isoform X1 has translation MFNVKRKENFLFAYEATCFWLDRHSKSFFVTCDISAGTPAAEGLTAKCADIFARKSSSGLRGTGWVDDRCSLLSEGTARVTPNFSRPEVLGPASMIQEAHFSKEPSSASDMKTWSSLFPDITSYERCFTQLDSCTTDPAVSYASVINSNPTLCFGARASGTNVSALLTSPSRNVSFSQQPGDSFDNDESAGSITSNIKQPFIQTSYNGEEAYGHTCVGRNDYVVDPFSVKTDAPSKQKSLVVDSIDRLKGKSELHANHFKLSDACNVVSEGSGTADSANRSSDTFDQFNPAVDSPCWKGALSSHQSPFGVTEVMSPYFPVKEFEGCNGSNLGGPHILAVNTDEAVAVSLQGDLIPNEKAIGEDCLSPSSKGLSSVGNFSSVEYGLKDSVKAAPYHSKVNIENETLCSDGKQEPTQPRKEHGSSIYSKRISELKPSHMKQIRHWNNITTSAELPTSEATMVNFGMDIKNSAQDGPSCVQFHAVEHASSLPFPAASVPVGLVKQVGGASDTEADGLVAKSNIRLLVNAMCNLSELLLSSCFSDVEALKEQDHEALQHVINNLDACLSKKVGLIRPLPQFPESSTCCLRNLPDPQKVSGTCRSQVNSVEAVNVHSQNDLEGKMHSYVSNKQGNKLEDFVSMEDEKGIEIDHDMTQAIKKIMKEKFDNEETHPQTILFKNLWLEAEAALCSIKYKARYARLKTEMEKCNRDQEKGKPIDTGVHLNPKVSHEPTVDDMLIQEIEENAVPDKSTQETPTGIAGQAEDVETCVTNQAEDIEASVASKAEDMESSVMARFNILKCRVNKSSSMNKGHLLDSTGIGAHPGKVETVSSPCHSGTKNIRMSTQPIKIVDVGFSDRRKPWPFIRDRSEGGCLEVAIKPDLQHEGTNCSKVKIGLDSVVPEQQVTMKEFGVCVSDELINTFMLNREGSQCAGGGFDSPSSDWEHVLKEELKWQN, from the exons ATGTTCAATGTtaagaggaaagagaatttCCTTTTTGCATATGAAGCCACCTGTTTCTGGTTGGACAGACATTCAAAAAGTTTCTTTGTTACGTGTGATATCTCTGCAGGGACTCCAGCTGCTGAAGGCTTGACTGCAAAATGTGCTGACATTTTTGCAAGGAAAAGTTCAAGTGGATTGAGAGGTACAGGATGGGTAGATGATAGATGTTCACTATTGTCAGAAGGTACTGCTAGAGTAACTCCCAACTTTTCAAGACCAGAAGTCTTGGGTCCTGCTTCAATGATCCAAGAAGCCCATTTCTCTAAAGAACCATCTTCAGCATCAGACATGAAAACCTGGAGTAGCCTTTTTCCTGATATTACTTCCTATGAGAGGTGCTTCACACAACTTGATTCATGTACAACTGATCCTGCAGTTTCATATGCATCTGTTATAAATTCTAACCCAACACTATGCTTTGGAGCAAGGGCCAGTGGAACAAATGTGTCAGCTCTATTGACGAGTCCATCAAGAAATGTGAGTTTCAGTCAGCAGCCTGGGGATTCATTTGACAATGATGAATCTGCTGGGAGTATTACCTCCAACATAAAGCAGCCTTTCATCCAGACAAGTTACAACGGTGAAGAAGCTTATGGTCATACATGTGTTGGTAGAAATGATTATGTTGTTGATCCTTTTTCAGTAAAAACAGATGCGCCATCTAAACAGAAATCTCTTGTTGTCGATTCAATAGATCGGTTGAAGGGAAAATCTGAACTTCACGCCAATCATTTCAAACTCTCTGATGCTTGCAACGTAGTATCTGAAGGTTCTGGAACAGCTGATTCTGCTAATAGATCTTCAGACACTTTTGATCAGTTTAACCCTGCTGTGGATTCCCCCTGTTGGAAAGGTGCTCTATCATCTCATCAATCTCCATTTGGAGTTACTGAAGTGATGTCTCCATATTTTCCTGTAAAGGAGTTTGAAGGATGTAATGGTTCAAATCTTGGAGGGCCTCATATTCTTGCTGTCAATACTGATGAAGCTGTAGCTGTTTCGTTGCAAGGGGACTTGATACCCAATGAAAAAGCAATTGGTGAAGATTGTTTATCACCCTCGTCTAAGGGATTGTCATCAGTTGGTAATTTTTCATCTGTGGAATATGGATTAAAAGATTCTGTCAAAGCAGCACCTTATCATTCAAAAGTGAACATTGAGAATGAGACACTATGTTCTGATGGCAAGCAAGAACCGACTCAACCAAGAAAAGAACATGGTTCGTCGATCTACTCAAAAAGAATCTCGGAACTCAAACCTTCTCACATGAAGCAAATTAGACATTGGAATAACATTACAACGTCGGCAGAACTTCCTACCTCAGAGGCAACAATGGTAAATTTTGGAATGGATATCAAGAATTCAGCACAGGATGGGCCATCTTGTGTGCAATTCCATGCCGTGGAACATGCCTCAAGTTTACCTTTCCCTGCAGCTAGTGTTCCTGTTGGGCTTGTTAAACAAGTTGGAGGAGCATCTGACACCGAAGCTGATGGTCTAGTTGCAAAAAGCAATATTAGGCTGCTGGTTAATGCTATGTGTAACTTATCAGAATTACTTCTTTCTAGTTGTTTTAGTGATGTAGAGGCATTGAAGGAACAAGATCATGAGGCTCTTCAGCATGTAATCAACAATCTTGATGCATGTCTCTCAAAGAAGGTTGGATTAATTAGACCATTGCCCCAATTTCCTGAGTCAAGCACTTGCTGCCTTCGAAATCTACCTGATCCTCAAAAG GTCTCTGGGACATGCAGATCCCAGGTCAATAGTGTAGAGGCAGTCAATGTACATAGTCAGAATGACCTCGAGGGGAAAATGCATTCTTATGTTTCCAACAagcaaggtaataaattggaGGATTTTGTTTCTATGGAGGATGAGAAAGGCATTGAGATAGATCATGACATGACCCAG GCTATTAAGAAAATTATGAAGGAGAAATTTGACAATGAAGAAACTCATCCACAAACAATATTATTTAAGAATTTATGGCTCGAGGCAGAAGCTGCATTGTGTTCTATCAAATATAAAGCCCGCTATGCCCGCTTGAAAACAGAGATGGAGAAATGCAACAGAGACCAAGAGAAAG GAAAGCCTATTGATACTGGGGTACATTTGAACCCTAAGGTTTCTCATGAACCAACGGTTGATGACATGTTAATACAGGAGATTGAGGAGAATGCAGTTCCAGATAAATCTACTCAGGAGACTCCAACAGGTATTGCTGGTCAGGCTGAGGATGTGGAGACTTGTGTTACCAATCAGGCTGAGGACATCGAGGCTTCTGTTGCCAGTAAGGCTGAGGACATGGAGTCTTCTGTTATGGCCAGGTTTAATATTCTGAAATGCCGAGTTAACAAGAGTAGTTCCATGAATAAAGGGCATCTGCTGGATTCAACTGGCATTGGAGCCCATCCAGGAAAAGTGGAGACAGTGTCTAGCCCATGTCACAGTGGAACAAAAAACATTAGGATGAGCACCCAACCTATAAAGATAGTTGACGTGGGTTTTTCAGATAGGAGAAAGCCTTGGCCATTTATAAGAGACAGATCAGAAGGTGGATGTCTGGAAGTGGCAATTAAACCTGACTTGCAGCATGAAGGAACAAATTGCAGTAAAGTGaaaattggattggattcaGTTGTTCCTGAGCAGCAAGTCACAATGAAAGAGTTTGGGGTTTGTGTTTCTGATGAGCTGATCAATACTTTTATGCTAAACAGGGAAGGGAGTCAGTGCGCAGGTGGTGGATTTGATAGCCCATCGTCTGATTGGGAGCACGTACTGAAAGAGGAGCTGAAGTGGCAGAACTGA